Proteins encoded in a region of the Nicotiana tomentosiformis chromosome 9, ASM39032v3, whole genome shotgun sequence genome:
- the LOC138899441 gene encoding uncharacterized protein, whose product MTSTIHSSSAVLHHPSATTAAACSLKSVSLKRKSPPPPSSPSDEPSLKKITLHPPPSAAAERVPEKTPSPAFSPFSSKRVSDKSPFSTCSTTPTNPAISLLPFSRFTAAQPHNNSLRRTLSEPPVFNSFTAFVTYMNSQSPENAKNSNISAFKWQRPLRRSISVPTDADILASAAVNPLLQSNPSLNSEKTTKRKILNQFLNEGDDTEDTCPEYKDENNINNSEGSKQFVNENESDHKGHSTASDKED is encoded by the exons ATGACTTCAACCATTCACAGCTCCTCCGCCGTCCTCCACCACCCCTCTGCCACCACCGCCGCCGCCTGCAGCTTGAAGAGTGTCTCTCTAAAGAGAAAATCTCCACCACCACCCTCTTCTCCTTCTGATGAACCCTCCCTCAAAAAGATCACTCTCCATCCACCACCGTCCGCCGCCGCAGAAAGGGTACCGGAAAAAACACCATCCCCTGCTTTTTCACCCTTCTCCTCCAAAAGGGTATCTGACAAATCACCATTTTCCACGTGTTCAACTACCCCAACTAATCCGGCCATTTCTCTACTCCCATTTTCAAGATTCACAGCAGCGCAGCCGCATAATAACAGTCTGCGGCGGACACTCTCAGAACCACCAGTTTTTAATTCTTTTACTGCTTTTGTTACGTACATGAATTCTCAGTCACCGGAAAATGCTAAGAACAGTAATATCTCTGCCTTTAAATGGCAACGTCCTCTTCGTAGATCAATTTCTGTTCCTACTGATGCTGATATTCTTGCTTCGGCAGCTGTGAACCCGCTTTTGCAATCAAATCCATCACTTAATTCTGAAAAGACTACGAAAAGAAAG ATTTTAAATCAGTTTCTGAATGAAGGAGATGATACAGAAGACACTTGTCCTGAATATAAGGATGAGAATAACATTAACAATTCTGAG GGCTCAAAACAGTTTGTGAATGAAAATGAAAGTGACCATAAGGGGCACAGTACTGCTTCTGATAAAGAAGACTAG